DNA sequence from the Coffea eugenioides isolate CCC68of chromosome 9, Ceug_1.0, whole genome shotgun sequence genome:
TACAAATTTTAATGGAAAAACTTATGAAATAAAGGAAACTATGAAACATTACTTCTTTAATACAGGACTAAATATACTCTTAGGAAATAATTTTCTCCAACTATTTCATAAAGTTGTATTCTAGACTTTACAATTTCAAATACATTTTAAAATTCCTTGTGACCACTGGATCGTCATTTCCTGTCTTAAACATGGTTATTCCTATAAAATTCCTATAACTTTTCAGCCTCGCGCAGGTCAGTATGGTGATATTGGATATTCAGAAAAACATTCTACTCGAAAGCTCATCCAACTTCATATATCAACACTAAGATAAAGAATAGTGGTTGTTTGTCATCCCTAATTGAAATATATCtagaacaaaataaatttttactaGGATTTTGATACGTGTAGATATTGACTTCAACTTAATTTATTGATCATTAGATAGAATTGTAAGAATTCTATAAAGATATTGTATAAAAGTATGATTTCTTCTATTCTCTTTTGAGAATTGGAGGATTTTTTATTGGGTGGGTTCAAAAGAAGGATTTTTTGTCTGCCTTAAGTGTTCTCCTTTTCCTTAGTTATTTTCCTTACTTGCACCAATAACTCAATCAAAATGCAATTATCTCCAAGAAAAAAAAGTCTGTTAtgcttaatattttttttatctagATTTGTCTTTATTCAACCCTTTATTtgagtagttttttttttcaaaaaattgccTAAGACCTGTACATATAAAATTGTTAAACTACCTAAAAACCTATAATTTTAGAAGAAATTATATGTCTTACCACTCGATCTCAAGCTCGGGGTTGAATACACCTGTATTCAAGCTTGATTCAATTGATTGCCACCACCGTTTGACCATCTATCTAGAATAATTAATGCGTAGATAAAAAAAACTCAATGTGTGCTTGTTTATGACTAGTAATTTTATTACTTAAAAATATATCtcacatttttatttcaaaaaaaactATTTAAACAGATTTATACTTAGTAGGTGCACCTCTTAACTAGTAAAGTTAGCAACTGCCCCATCAAGTTTAGAGTAAATTGTCGAAAAGGTCatcaagtttttcaaaattgcaTCAATTGCTCActaaactcttttttttttttttggcaaaaatggTCACTCATTTATTTAAAACGAGCCATATGGGTCATTCCGGCGAATTTATTGCCTAATCCAACCAGAAGCACACTAAAATActtgcagaaaataattaaggGAGGGAGCAAAAAAATGTCTTCCAAATACCCATCTAAAATGGAGCCTCTACTTCTTTCAAATGACTTCGCTTAAATTTGGTTACTTTGGTAAGCTTCAGCCTTCGGCGAAGGGAGGTGGTGGGGGAGAGAGGAGGGggaaagggagagggagaagagaaagaaaaaaaaaatttgctgaCGCCAGAAGAGTTGCCAGCCGGTGGTGACCGGCGGCGAAGGTGGGGGAGAAGACAGGaggaagggaattttttttttttttttttgtgttttgagtattttgaaatgtataatttaaaaactttgataagtttttttgaatttgttatagttaaagttgttaaaaaattggTAGGAGACAAACTTAGTCAAAAACTCATTTGCCAAACAAGCCCTATGTTTTAGAGAGTACAaaacttaaaaacaaaaaaaaattaaaattatacaTGTACTCTACACATTAAAATACATTATATTTCCCATCAAATTTATTCTACCGATCATTAGATGAAGGCAAGTTTTACTAAAATAGACAGGgctactttttttctttcttcttcttcttttggtaaaaaaaaaaaaaattaatcttatataAACTGATtgtgtatatactatcacaaTTTGATACATGATACatagcaaaatttgaatttgaattttgcaTATATTTCATATGTTTAATGGTGATAGTGtgtacactgacagtgtatataaaaataatccaaaaaaatgtAATCAAGTGTGACAAAAAAATGACACCCGCCCTAGCAATTGTACTTGTGAAAGTCTGCAAAACTTTGGCAAGTCAAGACTTTGAAACTGTAAAATCTTTCGTATCAAACCTAGCATTACCTTAAACTATTAGACAGTAAATTGTGGTGACATATAGAATGCTATTGCAAAGTGAATCACATTATGTAGTCatctaaaagaaagaaaagatacATGATATAGATATGCCACTAATTTACATGAACTCAACATGATCAGTCTTTCCTGAAGCGCCCTGCCATAAGAAAGAATGTGAGACAAATGAAAAAGCAAGAAAGCTTGCTCAGACCAAAGTTTACTGAGGAAGTTCAAGGTCTGGTCTTCTATCAAGTTCTTCTATTGTTGAATCATCTGGAAATGCATCAGGATAGGTAGCCAAGATCTTCGCTTTCATGCTCCTAATATTTAGAAACAACAACGAAAGAATGAATTTATGATCAAGACAAGGGATGCAGCGAAGAGGTCACAAGAAGATTAACTACTTCAACATGTCAGCAACGAAAAAAGTTGGCAAGAATGTTATGCAGCTTCTTCACAAAAGCATACCACTATGAGGCGCAGCAAtgaaaaatattgaaaattctttcaaaatgaTGTAGCATTACAAGAAAAGAGCAGGAAAACCAAATCTTACCTCAAATTTGTTACcttgtttctttttcccatTTATGTTGGCACAATAAAAGCAGATGAAATATTTCTATTAGAAACCGGTTACCAGATTGCAACTCCTATTCACTGTTCAAGAGCCTTTCTCTAAGTCTCAATCATTAAACTTCTTACATTCAACTTCTTACACCATACCTATATAAGCTTGGTTTAACAGAACAACGGTTTTTATGCGGCCATACTTGCAATGGAGTTGAAACTGCAGCCTATTAAAGCATGAGAATGGTCCTTTCCCAGCTTTTTGGGTATTACTCCTTCCTTGCACTTCAGTAGAATTCTGCATTCTTTTAGCTTGGAGATGTCTGTCACAAGATATTTGAAACTTCATAGCATCCTTGTTGTATCAGGAAAGGGATGGTTAAACACACAGTACCCTTGATTCTTTCCTATTAATAATTCTGGTGGGTACATCAAAACAGCCTAGCCACCCTACTGGAGTATCACATTAGAATGGCCAATCCCCTCTGAATGTCCTACAATCGACCTAGTACTGGAAAATTCTTTTAACGCAAAACTTTTCTCAATTCTTCCTCACAGAACTTGGTACCATAATACTACCAAATATTTGATTTCTAGGCATTTTCCTCTCTGTTCTATTGACAAGGCAAATCATGCTTGTGTTTGTAAAAGCATGTGCTTGCACATATCATATTTAGTTTCAGAAGCTTTTCTTCCAACATGTGCCACATTATTTTGGCGAGTAAACTTTATTCTTTCTACACAAAACTTCTCCACATAGATGCATATATTGTGATTCTCATAAACGTTTCAAACTATATTACTACAATTGTAGTCAATAATTATAACTAAATTAGAATGTTACGGTACCTAACCGGACACGATTCTACTATAATTCTGCATCATAGAGTGTTTTACACTCAGCTTAATTTACTATACTAAAATACACACATCGCTTATAAGAAGCTCCTCCCCCTCTTTTGATGATCACTTCATCCTTTCTTTAAAGCTAGTAAGTAAACATCTGTTCAAATTCTTCAACAATTTCTCAGTcaagaaattttcaatttttagagATCTTCTTTCCctgaagaaaatttttcatttgtaaCCACCAAATACTAGGAACCAGATAGCTACATGCTATGATTAATTCCTAGAAAGATAGACCATTGAAGTAAAATAACCATCTGCGAACCCAGAAAAAAGAACACCAAGTCTCATGTAAACTAGTTTTGATATTTTACATTCGACATAACTTTCCCCCATTTAAGCACATTTCATGAGTTTTGCTTTCCAATTTCTGACTTTCCTGGTAAAAGCGAGTTACAAATTAATACAACTCAGTTTAGAAAAACAGGTAGATAAAGGGGAAAGAAATCTAAAGACCTCTAATTTAGACTGGTCCTTAATGCAGCACTTGCTCCTTTAAGTACTTTCCAGACAATCTAAAGTGCATAGTCTGCCTAAGAAAATAAGACATTAACACATTAAAACAAACTTCCAATAATAGCTATACAATATCTCCTTAGAGGTCAAGTTACTTAGATCCTCAAACCATGTCTAATAGTGGAAATGTACCTCTAACAATCAACACTGGAAAGAATGTACGAGTAGAGGGTGAAATTTCTTGAAACATGTTTATATCTGGACTAATACATCCCAAGCCCATAATCTGCAATGGAAGTTCGAAACCATTAGGATTCATGTATCTGTCCAAAAGAGGATATTTAGGATTAGTGCTGGAGAACTCAAAGGCTGTCCAATTATGGTTGTCTATCTGCACTTAACCAGGAGATGAACCAAGATGTCATAAATTCTCCTCCATGTAGATGAACTTCAATCTAGATCCACCAGATGGAAAAAAATATACAATGAAGAGAATGATCTACTTTCAACTTCTGCTTCCTAGACTAGAATGATTGAATCTAGACCATAAATGGTTACTGTGACTTGCTGAGAATATAGGGTGGGGGGAAGACGAGTGGTTACTGGTCCTAGATTGTAGGCTTTGTATTCTTTTTGCTTACCAAAATCCCAATGCCTGTATTTATGTCTTGCCCTCTCCTCCTCCCCCTCAGTGGACACTGCCAAGTCTGGATCCCTTAAAATTTTATAACTAGCTATCAGATATCCAGAAATAGCTAATCTTACATGCAGTTGCAATTTAATTCATTATTCAATGCTACCAAGTTGCACCTCTTTAAAAGGATTCATAATTTAACTTTTAAATTCACTCTAAACTTTAGATATTATGCATAATGTTACAGATCAATTCAAAATAACTTGTTCTGAATATATTTCTGTGCtggaaaaaatttattttggattcttCAGTCTTTTTCTCCAAAACTCTTCAAGGTCTTGCTCCAACTTTAGTCATTCTTTTTCTGATGAATCTCTCTGAAAATACATTTAAGCTGGAATAGTACATTCCTGATATCTCAAAGACACCTGTACTTGTACACATTTTGAGTCCATCCAGTAAAAATCCTAAAATTTCAGAAAGTCATTCAACATAACCATAGCCATGTTCTAAAGTTTGAATTCGACTTATTTGTCATTTCTATGAGCTGATATTGGCTTTGTAACTCAGCCTTTGGCCTCTAaagatttttaaaataaatcataCAGAATTGAAACATAAATATAAAGTTTACATTCAGAATAACAAGACCAGTTTTCCTAGTGTTATAAGTCATCTTACAGATCATTGTAGGAGCAAAATTAGAGCTCCAGCGGAGGACACTAACAGAGTCATCATCAGGATTACTATATCGGTCAAGTGATGATGTAAAATGAAAATTGGCATTTCATAACTCATACATTCAAATCATATACATGCTAATATATTTTCCAGAAACTCTTGTTTCAGCAGGTTGAGCTAGTATCCATAACTAAAAGGTTTCATTTGGGAATCTACCAACAGAAGCAGAAGAATTATGGCCGGTACCAACAGAAGCCAGAATAATTGTGGACACATTCCGCAATTAGAAACTAACATGATTTAATTGTTCTTCTCTCATGAGATATCCAATATCCATTAATCCTTACTTGTCTGGAGCCCAAACCTAgttaaaaattcatttgctctctctctctctctctctctattttttcctccttttcctgCTCTTTTTCTGCATGAAAAATGATTTTCTGTAGTCCCCATTATAACAGGGCTACTATTTGTGAGATAAATGAATTGGTAAAGTTCCCCACAGATCTTAAACTAGATATATTTCCAGAAAGGAAACTACTCCAAGATATGTCTGACTTATGGATGCATTCCACTTAGGTTACAATTCAATCAAAATAAAGGTTAACTGAAGCAGAAAGTCCTGCATCAACAACACTACAATGCACATGATCTACATATTATCTAGTCATATGATATACTgccatgaaaaagaaaaaagttagcGAGAATAccttaacttttgaaatatgtAATCGAGGTCTGACTTCATTGATTTTAGGAGACGTGTATTCCTAGAGAAATCAGCTGAGACCTCTGCAAAGCAATGCTCTGAATACTCATTAAAATGTGAAAGAACCGCATTGCTGTCCTGTAGTCGTCCCAATCTGTCAGTTTACAGCACAAAAGCAAAGGAAATGAGAAACACAAATGGCACAGAAAAACAATTAGGCCGCCAAAGCAAGGACCATCAACAAACTCCAATTGGTGGATGGacaattgaaataaatcaaaaaactATTGCATGCCTTTTAGAATGAAAAATCATTAGAAAGATGAATATCACAAAAAAAACATATAAGAAGAAGCCCGCAGCTTTTTCAtgtataagaaggaaaaaggaattttttttttcattttaaactAGCAGATATTCCCTGTTCATTCACCCCTTCATCTATAACAATTGGATCACAGGGATAAAAGCTCTTCCAGCAATTCAGACGCATTAGCTTCAGATACAAGCCATCACACATAAATAAATCCTGTCTTAGTGCAAAGAATAGTCCATCTCACAAAGTAACTAAATATGAATCACTTTGGAAGTCAATAACCTTGCCCCACTGCCAACTGCTTGAGCATAAGTTCTCATAATAAAACCTAGCCTTACCTCTAACACCCTAACATTCTTCTAGTCATAAAATTGCAGCATAATCAATTCACTCTATTTGAAAAATCTTTAGCCTAAAAATTCAACATGAATTCCTACTTCAGGAAGATAATAATCACAGTATGCATAAAATTTTCATAAACAAAAATGCACATAAGCATATTCAATCATAGGGGTAGCAACCATGATTCATCTATATTACTCAAAACCcagattacaaaaaaaaaaattgaattcaaGAACCCAGTAATCTTTTTATCCATTTGACTCAAATAAGACTATATAAGAATCTACATAAAGCATAAACCAAAGCAACTATCTCTGAACACACaagagagggagggagggagtaTATACATACATGAGGTGCTGTAATTGCCTGACGGAATCCAAATCCTCAGAATTGACAAGGGTTTTGAATTCTCTGCAGATATCTTCTGCTGCTGCTTTGATTGATTCTTTCTCTGCTGGCTCCATTTGATCTTTCATCTAGTGTGTGAATGTGTGAGAAAGAAAGAAGTCTGACCGATGGAAATCGTGTTAGTTTTCCGTTACAAGAGCAATGGGCTCGTGGGTTTAGAATTATCAGATCGGGCTAAACTACTGGAGAAAATGCTCCCCTTTTTCTCTATGAATTTGTGGGCCTACAGGATTGAAGATATTGGGTTTTCGAAGATAAATTATTAGCAAACATGTCATAAATTCTACAACAGGAGTACAAATAGGACCTATCTGTATACATGGTCCAGGCCCAAACTGCAATCCATACCCAAACACATCTGGAGCCATTTAGTGTGTATTATATTTGTAGACCTAGTAAAATAATTACATTCTGAAGatatattttttctaatgaATAGAAATATTATTATGAGACGCAAAGCATAGGAGATATTTAGTTGAATCCTATAAGCTATGGTTGGATTTATTTATTGTCTAAATCTAAATGTTCACATTAATCACTAATCTACATATCTATGTTGATGTTTAATTGATCCtcgcattttttaaaatttaaaatctagaCTCTATTTAATGAGTACATTGAGTAGCATTAAACAAATCCATTAAttactttttgttttccaaagtaatggtaaaaaaataataaaggcACTTTTTCCAACTTGCAATGTGTATTTCTATATATTTCCATCTATTTGAAAACTTGAATAAAAAGTAATTTGGTGATACAACTTTTGTATACA
Encoded proteins:
- the LOC113783511 gene encoding kxDL motif-containing protein 1, whose product is MKDQMEPAEKESIKAAAEDICREFKTLVNSEDLDSVRQLQHLILGRLQDSNAVLSHFNEYSEHCFAEVSADFSRNTRLLKSMKSDLDYIFQKLRSMKAKILATYPDAFPDDSTIEELDRRPDLELPQ